GGCGCAGGCTCATCATCGTCTCGCCGGGCTCCGCGCCGCGGGGGCACTGGGTGGAGCACTGGCCGCAGTAGTAGCAGAGCCAGGGGTCCAGCGAGGTGCGCAGGCGCTGCTCGAGGCCCATCTGCAGCAGGCGCATCGGCCGGCGCGGGAACATGAAGCGGTCGTCCGAGTGCTCGCAGACGGCCGAACAGCTGCCGCAGTGGTAGCACTTCTGCACGTCCTCGGCGCCGAACTTGGCCAAGTCGTCGATCAGCTTGGGATTGACCCGAATCGCCATCGCGGCATCACCACCCTTCGACCAGCGCCGCGTCCACCGCCCTGGCGCGGGCTTCGATCTCGCTGAGCGTCAGCGTACTCAGGTCATCTTCGCCGTGGCCGCTGGCGATGCTCTTCAGCACGCCCGCCGCCACCGCCGAGGCCTGCGCCACCGTATCCGGAATATCCTTGGGTCCCTGGCACATGCCGGCCACGAAGATGCCGCCCCGCTCCGTCTGCGTGGGGCGGCCGTTGTAGTTGAGCTCGGAGAACCAGCCGTCGCCGTCCCGCGGCAGGCCGAGCGCCGCCGCCAGCTCGGCCGTGCCCTGCGCCGGCACGACGCCCACGGCGAGGATCACCAGGTCGGCCGGGTACTCGACGTGGCGGTCGCGCAGGATGTCCTCGCCGCGCACGCGCTGCTGGCCATCCACCTGCACGACCTGGGCCGTGCGGCCGCGGATCACCTGCGTGCCTTCGGCCTTGATGCGCTCCATGAACTCCTCGTAGCCTTTGCCGAAGGCGCGCATGTCGATGTAGAACTCGTGGCAGGTGGCGTCCGGTAGCTTCTCGCGCACGAGGTGGGCGAACTTCAGCGAGTACATGCAGCACACGCGCGAGCAGTAGGCGTTGTAGTTGGCATCGCGCGAGCCGACGCAGTGGATGATGGCCACGCTGCGCGGCGCGGCCCCCCCCGGCTCCACCACCCAGTCCTCGGTCTTGGTCCGCTTGTTCAGGCGCGGGGTCTTGAGCACGATCTTGCCTCCGGTCGGCCCGGAGGCGTTGGTCATCCGCTCGAACTCGAGGGAGGTGAGGACGTTCGGGTAGCGGCCGTAGCCGTAGCGCTCGATCTTCTGCGCGTCGAACAGGTCGTAGCCGGTGGCGAGGACGATGTTGCCCACCTTGAACTCGAGCTGCTCGTCCGGCTCGTCCAGGTGGATGCAGTCCTTGGGACAC
The sequence above is a segment of the bacterium genome. Coding sequences within it:
- a CDS encoding 4Fe-4S dicluster domain-containing protein, which gives rise to MAIRVNPKLIDDLAKFGAEDVQKCYHCGSCSAVCEHSDDRFMFPRRPMRLLQMGLEQRLRTSLDPWLCYYCGQCSTQCPRGAEPGETMMSLRRWLTSRYDFTGISRLFYRSWRAELAAILLVAAATAVGFTAYGLRHGELGIYSGPGAFLDSAAVHRFDWALATVLVLLLA
- a CDS encoding CoB--CoM heterodisulfide reductase iron-sulfur subunit A family protein, which codes for MRVGVFVGQVFDGGEISLETVAFYARNLPQVERVEVLGLRPRLDPHALAGELRRSRLERIVLAGDSPGHFKPAFARAAAAAGLDAGELRLASFREHGVRAGGEGLERAKAVLACAVQGVPFPLVAVPHQLPVNPATLIIGGGVAGIQAALEIADAGKQVYLIERGPTIGGHMAMFDKTFPTLDCSACILTPKMVAVADHEMITLMTCTEVLEVTGLPGAFAVQARRHPRRVDPKACIACNACTDVCPVSTASEFDSGLTSRKAIYIPFPQAVPNANVVDPETCRWVLSHGEKCGACVKKCPKDCIHLDEPDEQLEFKVGNIVLATGYDLFDAQKIERYGYGRYPNVLTSLEFERMTNASGPTGGKIVLKTPRLNKRTKTEDWVVEPGGAAPRSVAIIHCVGSRDANYNAYCSRVCCMYSLKFAHLVREKLPDATCHEFYIDMRAFGKGYEEFMERIKAEGTQVIRGRTAQVVQVDGQQRVRGEDILRDRHVEYPADLVILAVGVVPAQGTAELAAALGLPRDGDGWFSELNYNGRPTQTERGGIFVAGMCQGPKDIPDTVAQASAVAAGVLKSIASGHGEDDLSTLTLSEIEARARAVDAALVEGW